From the genome of Mycobacterium dioxanotrophicus, one region includes:
- a CDS encoding HAD-IC family P-type ATPase encodes MANAGICTAMSLTVASAALLERPVRAGDGMLRSVAGAVSEVVGASASRRCRQAGDRCWIEVRGLGETEPGGDLGTAVIRLLERRPGVLAVKLNYPLSRAIVRVDPDSAVLSELCAAVATAERQAGSPGAHRTPTDLPGDGATYAGALAVAAVNACGLAVAVTGRLLPLPRVPSALNAVVNVVDYQPRLRRALEDRFGATAADTGLGLVTALSYALTQAPGSLAVDFLVKALRAAEIRAAAQAWSRREPLMAERVECVDGVRPAPRPCPRPPGPVERYSDRAAAAQVCGGLAAGVIATDVGAMATAAVIAAPKAARNCRESFAATLGRGLTDRGVLTLRPAALRSLDRIDAVVLDPRALEGDELRVGRIRDVEEDDRRPVWRWAQEALGRGALQPGWQRVRDGAAPGEVLVRPAHHPLAGALIGELQGDETLAVSLDVERLDELRAGFDDLADCVSSLDEALAAAVAALQRNGHTVAVVSAVAAQALADADVAIGIANGDTGVWHADLLCDDLAGVWHVLHALPAARRASHRGVELAVGGSLLGALLMIPGVRGRGPGPVTAGAGAGAWTGLTLARNALKCETPSAATVHEWHAMTPQQVRSLLPAPPDPLRRPRARMSGSAVAMLRGTRSVAGPLVRAVTDFTEAVRDELSDPLTPVLAVGAAASAVLGSPVDAVLVGSVLGGNAVLAAAQRVRAERLLRRLITGQDPVARRMSADGQVHNVGSAELRPGDVIVVAAGEVVPADARLTEAVDVEVDESALTGESLPVVKHVHETPAAPLAERACMLHATTTVVAGYAVAIVTAVGADTQAHRAVHGIRTRAPDVGLQSQLRTLTNKAWPFSLFGGALVSGLGLLRRTGLREAVSSGVAVGVAAVPEGLPLVATLAQQASARRLTRCGVLVRAPRSVEALGRVDVVCFDKTGTLSENRLRVVQVHRATGVSTEHVLAQAGSATPPPNGDRHEHATDLAVAEAARGTGMAEMDTDAIHLPFRSGRPFSASISGMRLCVKGAPEVVLAGCDGKTTADVWQQVQAMAADGLRVIAVAHRELSQRQAAAARGDSELFAALCVENLCYSGLLGLSDTPRPDAEQVLASLTDRGIGIRLITGDHPVTAAAIATRLGLSVSVDDVISGSQWESMPRRLRERAVCEGVVFARMSPEHKMQVVEMLEKSGLVCAMVGDGANDAAAIRTATVGIGVASRGSDPARTAADVMLLDGRICSLLDALDEGRQLWDRVQAAVSILLGGNAGEVAFAVAGTALTGRAPLNTRQLLLVNMLTDALPAAALAVAPPDAGSQSGAGGPDQAALWRTVGIRGATTASAATAAWMVGLMTGRRSRASTIALIALVAAQLGQTLIDSRSALVIGTAAGSLLALGVVISTPGLSHLLGNTPLGPLGWAQALSCAAVATGIAALATRFMRAHGTRGE; translated from the coding sequence ATGGCGAACGCCGGCATCTGCACGGCGATGTCGCTGACCGTGGCCAGTGCAGCACTGCTCGAGCGGCCGGTCCGCGCCGGCGACGGGATGCTGCGGTCCGTGGCCGGTGCCGTGTCAGAAGTAGTCGGCGCCAGCGCCTCCCGCCGATGCCGGCAAGCCGGCGATCGGTGCTGGATCGAGGTGCGCGGGCTCGGCGAGACCGAGCCCGGAGGTGATCTCGGCACCGCGGTGATACGGCTGCTCGAGCGCAGGCCCGGGGTCTTGGCGGTGAAACTGAACTACCCGCTGTCCCGGGCCATCGTGCGGGTGGACCCGGATTCAGCTGTGCTGAGCGAACTCTGCGCAGCGGTGGCCACAGCTGAGCGCCAGGCGGGATCACCAGGAGCGCACCGGACGCCGACCGATCTGCCCGGCGACGGCGCAACCTACGCGGGTGCGCTCGCGGTGGCGGCCGTGAACGCGTGTGGGCTCGCAGTGGCGGTGACCGGTCGGCTACTTCCGTTGCCCCGGGTGCCCAGCGCACTCAACGCGGTGGTCAACGTGGTCGATTATCAGCCCCGCCTGCGCCGCGCGCTCGAAGACCGGTTCGGCGCCACCGCCGCAGACACCGGACTGGGGCTGGTCACTGCCTTGAGTTACGCCCTCACCCAGGCGCCCGGGTCGCTCGCGGTCGATTTCCTGGTAAAGGCGCTGAGAGCGGCTGAAATTCGGGCCGCCGCACAGGCTTGGTCGCGACGTGAACCGCTGATGGCCGAGCGCGTCGAATGCGTCGACGGCGTGCGGCCCGCGCCCCGGCCGTGCCCACGGCCCCCGGGTCCGGTCGAACGGTACAGCGACCGGGCGGCAGCCGCCCAAGTGTGCGGAGGCCTCGCGGCCGGAGTGATCGCCACAGACGTGGGCGCCATGGCCACCGCGGCGGTCATCGCCGCGCCCAAAGCGGCCCGCAACTGTCGCGAGTCGTTCGCCGCTACGCTCGGCCGCGGGCTCACCGACCGAGGTGTGCTGACGCTGCGGCCCGCCGCGCTGCGCAGCCTCGACCGCATCGACGCCGTCGTGCTCGACCCGCGCGCCCTCGAAGGGGACGAACTGCGGGTAGGTCGCATCCGCGATGTCGAAGAGGACGACCGGCGACCGGTATGGCGTTGGGCGCAGGAAGCATTGGGCCGCGGTGCACTCCAGCCCGGATGGCAGCGGGTCCGCGACGGCGCGGCACCGGGTGAGGTACTGGTGCGCCCGGCCCACCATCCGCTGGCCGGCGCGCTCATCGGCGAACTGCAGGGCGACGAGACGCTTGCGGTCTCCCTCGATGTCGAGCGCCTCGACGAACTGCGCGCCGGGTTCGACGACCTGGCCGACTGTGTGTCGTCCCTCGACGAAGCGTTGGCAGCCGCGGTGGCCGCGCTGCAGCGCAACGGACATACGGTGGCGGTGGTGTCAGCCGTCGCAGCCCAGGCTCTCGCCGACGCCGATGTGGCCATCGGCATCGCCAACGGGGATACCGGCGTATGGCATGCCGATCTGTTGTGCGACGACCTGGCCGGCGTCTGGCATGTACTGCATGCCCTGCCCGCCGCGCGCCGGGCCAGTCATCGTGGCGTCGAGCTGGCCGTCGGAGGATCGCTGCTCGGTGCGTTGTTGATGATCCCCGGTGTCCGCGGCCGCGGACCCGGGCCGGTCACCGCGGGTGCGGGTGCCGGAGCGTGGACCGGTCTGACGCTGGCGCGCAACGCACTGAAATGCGAAACCCCCTCTGCGGCAACGGTCCATGAGTGGCACGCGATGACACCGCAGCAGGTCCGTTCGCTGCTGCCGGCTCCGCCCGATCCGCTTCGAAGGCCGCGCGCGCGGATGAGCGGCAGCGCAGTGGCGATGCTGCGCGGCACCCGCTCGGTTGCGGGCCCGTTGGTACGCGCGGTCACCGACTTCACCGAGGCGGTCCGCGACGAGTTGTCCGACCCGCTGACCCCCGTGCTCGCCGTAGGGGCCGCGGCCAGTGCGGTCCTCGGATCCCCGGTCGATGCGGTCCTGGTGGGGTCGGTGCTGGGCGGCAATGCGGTGCTGGCCGCCGCCCAGCGCGTTCGTGCCGAACGGCTCCTCAGAAGGCTGATCACGGGGCAAGATCCGGTGGCGCGCAGGATGTCTGCCGACGGACAGGTACACAACGTCGGCAGCGCCGAGCTCCGTCCGGGCGACGTGATCGTGGTCGCAGCGGGCGAAGTGGTGCCTGCCGATGCCCGGCTCACCGAGGCTGTCGATGTCGAGGTCGACGAGTCCGCGTTGACCGGTGAATCGCTGCCCGTGGTCAAACACGTCCATGAGACACCGGCCGCCCCGCTGGCCGAACGGGCCTGCATGCTGCATGCGACCACGACCGTGGTCGCGGGATACGCAGTCGCCATCGTCACCGCGGTGGGCGCCGACACCCAGGCACACCGTGCGGTCCACGGCATTCGCACGCGAGCGCCCGACGTCGGATTGCAGAGCCAGCTGCGCACTTTGACGAACAAGGCCTGGCCGTTCAGTCTCTTCGGCGGTGCGTTGGTCAGCGGGCTCGGGTTGCTGCGGCGCACCGGTCTGCGCGAGGCCGTGAGCAGCGGGGTGGCGGTCGGCGTGGCGGCGGTGCCCGAAGGCCTGCCACTGGTGGCGACCCTGGCGCAGCAGGCTTCGGCGCGGCGGCTCACTCGTTGCGGTGTGCTGGTCCGCGCACCACGCTCCGTGGAAGCCCTCGGTCGCGTCGATGTCGTCTGCTTCGACAAGACCGGCACGCTGAGCGAAAACCGGTTGCGCGTCGTACAGGTCCACCGGGCAACCGGGGTCTCCACTGAACACGTTCTCGCGCAAGCAGGTTCGGCCACACCGCCGCCGAACGGCGACCGCCACGAACACGCGACCGACCTTGCAGTCGCCGAAGCGGCGCGCGGCACGGGGATGGCCGAAATGGACACCGACGCAATACATCTGCCGTTTCGTTCGGGTCGGCCGTTCTCGGCGTCCATCAGCGGAATGCGGCTGTGCGTGAAGGGCGCCCCCGAGGTGGTGCTCGCCGGGTGCGACGGCAAAACAACGGCCGACGTGTGGCAGCAGGTCCAGGCCATGGCGGCCGACGGTTTGCGCGTCATCGCGGTCGCGCATCGGGAACTCTCGCAGCGTCAGGCGGCGGCAGCCCGCGGGGACTCCGAGCTGTTCGCGGCGTTGTGCGTCGAGAATCTGTGCTACAGCGGGCTGCTCGGGTTGTCCGACACCCCGCGGCCGGATGCCGAGCAGGTCCTGGCGAGCCTCACCGATCGTGGTATCGGGATCCGGTTGATCACCGGCGACCATCCGGTGACCGCCGCAGCGATTGCCACCCGGCTGGGGTTGTCCGTATCCGTCGACGATGTGATCAGTGGCTCGCAGTGGGAGTCGATGCCGCGCCGACTGCGGGAGCGGGCGGTGTGCGAGGGAGTTGTCTTCGCCCGCATGTCTCCCGAGCACAAGATGCAAGTGGTGGAGATGCTGGAGAAGTCCGGCCTGGTGTGCGCCATGGTCGGCGACGGCGCCAACGATGCCGCCGCGATCAGAACCGCGACGGTCGGCATCGGAGTCGCCTCGCGGGGCAGCGATCCCGCCCGTACCGCAGCCGATGTGATGCTGCTCGACGGCCGCATCTGCTCACTGTTGGATGCGCTGGACGAAGGGCGTCAGCTGTGGGACCGGGTCCAGGCCGCAGTGTCGATCCTGTTGGGCGGCAACGCCGGTGAGGTGGCGTTCGCGGTGGCGGGGACCGCGCTCACCGGGCGGGCGCCGCTGAACACCAGGCAACTGCTCCTGGTGAACATGCTGACCGACGCGTTGCCGGCAGCGGCTCTGGCGGTGGCTCCGCCCGATGCCGGGTCGCAGTCTGGGGCTGGCGGACCAGATCAGGCCGCGTTGTGGCGCACAGTCGGGATACGTGGTGCGACCACGGCCAGTGCCGCGACCGCGGCGTGGATGGTGGGCCTGATGACCGGGCGCCGCAGCCGGGCATCGACGATCGCGCTGATCGCGTTGGTCGCAGCGCAACTGGGTCAGACGCTGATCGACTCACGCAGTGCGTTGGTGATCGGCACAGCGGCGGGTTCCCTGCTGGCGCTCGGCGTCGTCATCAGCACGCCCGGATTGAGCCATCTGCTGGGCAACACACCGCTGGGTCCACTGGGTTGGGCACAAGCTCTGAGCTGTGCGGCCGTCGCGACCGGTATTGCCGCGCTCGCGACGCGGTTTATGCGCGCTCACGGCACGAGAGGGGAATGA
- a CDS encoding ferritin-like domain-containing protein, protein MPTKTSRTDNQFEIDVTAIRDDARKHMDAGAVTSGNTIDVKRLIDVLNEVVATEVVCYLRYTQHAIAATGIDRAQVAAEFTEHAAEELQHGKWAAERVSQLGGEPDFDPTTLAQRSHTEYVTVEDADLNRMLQENLVAERIVITSYQEIIRWIGDADPTTRRLMEKILEQEEEHADDLNDLLGN, encoded by the coding sequence GTGCCGACCAAAACCAGCAGGACGGACAACCAGTTCGAGATCGACGTGACCGCCATCCGTGACGACGCCCGTAAACACATGGACGCCGGAGCGGTCACCAGTGGGAACACCATCGACGTCAAGCGGCTGATCGACGTGCTCAACGAGGTCGTCGCCACGGAGGTGGTGTGCTACCTGCGCTACACCCAGCATGCGATCGCCGCGACCGGGATCGATCGGGCCCAGGTGGCCGCGGAGTTCACCGAACATGCCGCCGAGGAGCTGCAGCACGGAAAGTGGGCCGCCGAGCGGGTCAGCCAGCTCGGCGGTGAACCCGACTTTGACCCGACCACCCTGGCCCAACGCAGCCACACCGAATATGTGACGGTCGAAGATGCCGACCTCAACCGGATGCTGCAGGAGAATCTGGTCGCGGAGCGGATCGTCATCACCAGCTATCAGGAGATCATCCGGTGGATCGGAGATGCCGACCCCACCACCCGACGCCTGATGGAGAAAATTCTGGAACAAGAAGAGGAGCACGCCGACGACCTCAACGATCTGCTGGGCAACTAG
- a CDS encoding DUF6328 family protein has protein sequence MDVDHPEEDQRWDTRQRNETETERLDRNWASLLQELRVTQTGVQLLTGFLLTLPFQQRFGVLDERMRIVYLATVGASVAATVLLIAPVGMHRLLFRRHRLAVLVAAAHRCAYTGLILLGVALVGVTVIVFDSVAGTAVALIAGAVALMLFALFWLALPLFMRTGEVQPPTP, from the coding sequence ATGGACGTCGATCACCCGGAGGAGGACCAGCGGTGGGACACCCGGCAACGAAACGAGACGGAAACCGAACGCCTGGACCGTAATTGGGCCAGTCTGCTGCAGGAACTGAGAGTTACCCAGACCGGTGTGCAGCTGTTGACGGGATTCTTGCTGACCCTGCCTTTCCAGCAGCGATTCGGAGTGCTCGACGAGCGGATGCGGATTGTCTATCTGGCAACGGTGGGCGCGTCGGTCGCGGCCACGGTGCTGTTGATCGCGCCGGTCGGTATGCACCGGTTGTTGTTCCGCCGGCACCGGCTGGCAGTTCTCGTGGCCGCGGCGCACCGGTGCGCGTATACAGGACTGATTCTGCTCGGGGTGGCGCTCGTGGGTGTCACGGTGATCGTCTTCGATTCGGTGGCCGGTACCGCGGTCGCCTTGATCGCCGGTGCCGTCGCGTTGATGTTGTTCGCGTTGTTCTGGCTGGCGCTACCGCTTTTCATGAGAACAGGCGAAGTGCAACCGCCGACGCCGTGA
- a CDS encoding SDR family oxidoreductase, with product MNSNAPAEQSDTIGDDSRPTVVVTGASAGIGRAVVREYAAAGARIGMIARGRAGLQAGAEEVEKLGGTALVVPTDVSDYAAVDRAADMIEKELGPIDIWVNGAFATIFAPFREITAEEFRRATEVTYLGAVHGTMAALKRMRPRDRGTIVQIGSALAKRAIPLQSAYCGAKHGIDGFSESLRTELLHDHSGVHVTVVRMPGVNTPQFSWVRSRLARQPRPVAPVYQPEVAARAVRYAAEHPTRKQYWVGGSTVLTLLGQRAVPAVLDRYLGRTGVDSQQTAPDIGHEAGNLFVPLDEHPGTDRGAHGIFDDEAHDRSPTWWLRSHARGLTAAAAAGTAAIIAGGAARTRLRHM from the coding sequence ATGAACAGCAACGCACCGGCAGAGCAGTCGGACACCATCGGTGACGACTCGCGGCCCACTGTGGTCGTGACGGGCGCCAGCGCTGGAATCGGGCGTGCGGTCGTGCGTGAGTACGCCGCTGCCGGTGCCCGCATCGGGATGATCGCACGTGGTCGGGCCGGTCTTCAGGCAGGCGCAGAGGAGGTCGAAAAGCTCGGTGGCACAGCGCTCGTCGTACCTACCGACGTCTCCGATTACGCCGCGGTGGACCGGGCCGCCGACATGATCGAGAAGGAGCTCGGTCCGATCGACATCTGGGTCAACGGGGCCTTTGCGACGATTTTCGCACCGTTCCGTGAAATCACTGCGGAGGAGTTTCGCCGCGCCACCGAGGTCACCTATCTCGGAGCCGTACACGGAACGATGGCAGCGCTCAAGCGGATGAGGCCGCGAGACCGTGGCACGATCGTCCAGATCGGTTCGGCCCTGGCCAAGCGGGCCATCCCGCTGCAGTCCGCCTATTGCGGGGCCAAACACGGCATCGACGGGTTCAGCGAATCGCTGCGCACCGAGCTGCTCCACGATCACAGTGGTGTCCACGTCACCGTGGTGCGGATGCCGGGTGTCAATACACCGCAGTTCTCGTGGGTACGTTCGCGCCTGGCGCGGCAGCCGCGTCCTGTTGCGCCCGTCTACCAACCCGAGGTGGCGGCACGGGCCGTACGCTATGCCGCCGAACACCCTACGCGTAAACAGTATTGGGTCGGCGGAAGCACTGTGCTCACCCTGCTGGGGCAGCGCGCCGTTCCGGCGGTGCTGGACCGTTATCTGGGCCGTACCGGCGTCGATTCACAACAGACGGCTCCCGACATCGGACATGAGGCGGGTAATCTCTTCGTCCCGCTGGATGAACACCCCGGTACCGACCGTGGTGCGCACGGCATCTTCGACGACGAGGCCCACGACCGCAGCCCGACATGGTGGCTGCGCAGTCATGCGCGAGGCCTCACTGCCGCCGCTGCCGCAGGCACGGCCGCCATCATCGCCGGCGGCGCCGCGCGAACCCGACTACGCCATATGTGA
- a CDS encoding AI-2E family transporter → MPLSGPRGDDAAVTPVVRRTAAWAWRLLVIAAAAVVLLEVLRRLGVVVVPVALALLVTALLLPVVDLLDRFGAPRGVAVALVMVAGLAVVSGILAFVITQFIDGVPGLVEQVTHSIDSTRDWLINGPAHLSPDQINHAGDTAIQSLRNHQEQLTTGALSTAGTLSEILTGALLGLFTVIFFLLDGRNIWRFVTLIVPLNVRDGIRKAGNAGFHSLIGYIRATSLVALVDAAGIGTALAIMGIPLALPLASVVFLGAFIPLIGALVSGFLAIVVALLAKGLLYALITLGVIVAVMQIEAHVLQPLVMGRAVSIHPLAVVLGITAGGVLAGVVGALVAVPTIAFVNSAVRVLMNQRPAAQGSAVDGDTSDHAVTKLGRSVGGARS, encoded by the coding sequence ATGCCGTTGTCGGGGCCTCGTGGAGATGACGCGGCGGTGACACCGGTTGTGCGGCGGACCGCGGCGTGGGCGTGGCGTCTGCTCGTGATCGCGGCGGCCGCGGTGGTGTTGCTCGAGGTGTTGCGTCGCCTCGGCGTGGTGGTGGTGCCGGTGGCGCTGGCGCTGCTCGTCACGGCGCTGCTGCTGCCCGTGGTGGATCTACTCGACCGGTTCGGCGCACCACGCGGAGTGGCGGTCGCATTGGTGATGGTGGCCGGGCTGGCCGTGGTGAGCGGAATACTGGCGTTCGTCATCACCCAATTCATCGACGGCGTCCCCGGTTTGGTCGAGCAGGTCACCCACAGCATCGATTCGACACGCGACTGGCTGATCAATGGACCGGCTCACCTCAGCCCCGACCAGATCAACCATGCCGGCGACACGGCGATCCAGTCTTTGCGCAACCACCAGGAACAACTCACCACCGGGGCGTTGTCCACCGCGGGCACGTTGTCGGAGATCCTCACCGGCGCGTTGCTGGGGCTTTTCACCGTGATCTTCTTCCTCCTCGACGGCCGGAACATCTGGCGATTCGTCACGCTGATCGTGCCGTTGAACGTGCGCGACGGGATTCGCAAGGCCGGCAACGCCGGATTCCACTCATTGATCGGCTACATCCGTGCGACGTCCCTCGTCGCGCTCGTCGACGCCGCGGGCATCGGGACCGCGCTGGCCATCATGGGCATACCGCTTGCGTTGCCGCTGGCATCGGTGGTGTTCCTCGGTGCGTTCATCCCATTGATCGGGGCATTGGTGTCCGGATTTCTGGCGATCGTGGTGGCACTGCTGGCCAAAGGGCTGCTGTACGCACTCATCACGCTCGGGGTCATCGTGGCCGTCATGCAGATCGAGGCGCACGTTCTGCAGCCCCTCGTGATGGGTCGCGCGGTCTCCATCCATCCGCTGGCCGTAGTCCTCGGTATCACCGCGGGCGGGGTTTTGGCCGGGGTGGTGGGGGCGCTGGTGGCGGTGCCGACCATTGCGTTCGTCAACAGCGCCGTACGGGTGCTGATGAACCAGAGGCCTGCGGCGCAGGGCAGTGCCGTCGACGGCGACACGTCCGACCATGCGGTGACCAAGCTCGGACGTTCAGTTGGAGGAGCCAGATCATGA
- a CDS encoding UdgX family uracil-DNA binding protein (This protein belongs to the uracil DNA glycosylase superfamily, members of which act in excision repair of DNA. However, it belongs more specifically to UdgX branch, whose founding member was found to bind uracil in DNA (where it does not belong), without cleaving it, appears to promote DNA repair by a pathway involving RecA, rather than base excision.) yields MTARHVEGAAAYVPETVDLGRLAGAVQGCRGCDLFQGTTQAVFGAGPAAATMMLVGEQPGDHEDRDGKPFVGPAGRVLDDALLAAEITREQVYLTNAVKHFKFTRAAGQKRRIHKTPSRTEVVACRPWLFAELGAVQPDVLVLLGATAAKALMGNDFRLSAHRGEVLRPPDPGVPDNDLQVVVSIHPSAVLRTPREGRDAAYDGLVADLRLAASLLV; encoded by the coding sequence ATGACGGCCAGACATGTCGAAGGCGCAGCCGCGTACGTTCCCGAGACCGTGGACCTCGGTCGCCTCGCCGGCGCAGTGCAGGGCTGTCGGGGGTGCGATCTGTTCCAGGGCACGACGCAGGCCGTGTTCGGCGCCGGGCCCGCGGCCGCCACCATGATGCTGGTCGGCGAGCAGCCCGGTGATCACGAGGACCGCGACGGTAAGCCTTTCGTCGGACCGGCCGGTCGAGTTCTCGACGACGCTCTGCTGGCCGCCGAGATCACCAGGGAGCAGGTCTATCTGACCAACGCCGTCAAACATTTCAAGTTCACCCGGGCGGCCGGTCAGAAGCGCCGCATCCACAAGACGCCGAGCCGCACCGAGGTCGTCGCCTGCCGGCCATGGTTGTTCGCCGAACTCGGCGCCGTACAGCCCGACGTACTGGTGCTGCTCGGTGCCACGGCGGCAAAAGCGTTGATGGGAAACGACTTCCGTCTTTCTGCGCACCGCGGCGAGGTGTTGCGGCCACCGGATCCGGGCGTGCCTGACAACGATCTGCAGGTGGTGGTGAGCATCCACCCGTCCGCGGTACTGCGCACGCCGCGAGAGGGACGTGACGCGGCCTATGACGGGCTGGTGGCCGACCTGCGGTTGGCCGCGTCGCTGCTCGTATGA
- a CDS encoding nucleotidyltransferase: MDAIDHIARRERLRTAMKTSAAALRDHGPSFALAGSYALWVYGAPEPDHDVDLMVAQADAQSAALTLAAAGFVIEQPPEDWLFKARVGDVVVDVLHHVNGVAVEPAILQAAEYRDVLAVRMPVLPPTTVMIQKLRALEEHRCDFTSLLPAVRATREVLDWDRIRKETADNDYAVAFLVLTERLGLTV, encoded by the coding sequence ATGGATGCGATCGACCACATCGCCCGGCGCGAGCGGCTGCGGACGGCGATGAAGACGTCGGCGGCCGCGCTGCGGGACCACGGCCCGTCTTTCGCACTGGCGGGCAGCTACGCGCTGTGGGTCTACGGGGCCCCGGAACCGGACCACGATGTCGATCTGATGGTCGCCCAAGCCGACGCGCAGTCCGCGGCGCTCACGCTGGCCGCCGCGGGATTCGTCATCGAACAGCCGCCCGAGGATTGGTTGTTCAAAGCCCGCGTCGGCGATGTGGTGGTCGATGTACTGCACCACGTCAACGGAGTGGCCGTCGAGCCGGCGATTCTGCAGGCCGCCGAGTACCGCGATGTGCTCGCGGTCCGCATGCCGGTCCTGCCACCGACCACCGTCATGATTCAGAAACTGCGGGCCCTCGAGGAACACCGATGCGATTTCACATCGCTGCTGCCGGCTGTGCGGGCCACGCGAGAGGTGTTGGACTGGGATCGCATTCGCAAGGAGACCGCGGACAACGACTACGCCGTCGCGTTTCTTGTGCTGACCGAACGACTCGGCCTGACCGTGTGA
- a CDS encoding endonuclease/exonuclease/phosphatase family protein → MRLATFNILHGRTVDDGVHMDRLRSCVTTLEPDVLALQEVDRDQERSGRADLTAVAAEAMGAAEHRFVAAISGTPGATWMAATGREQPGTAAYGIALLSRYPVSSWQVLRLPRIPVRFPMYLPGPRRVLMVHEEPRTAVVARIETPLGAITVASTHLSFVPGWNRLQLRRLVHDLAGFPGPRILAGDLNLLAPAAHRWSGMRPLAHGATFPAPEPTRQLDHILTDDRRLYARTSDAPQMPISDHRALVADIART, encoded by the coding sequence ATGCGACTGGCTACCTTCAACATCCTGCACGGCCGCACCGTCGATGACGGTGTGCATATGGACCGACTGCGGTCGTGTGTGACCACCTTGGAGCCCGATGTGCTGGCGCTGCAGGAGGTGGACCGGGACCAGGAGCGGTCGGGACGGGCCGATCTCACGGCGGTGGCGGCCGAGGCGATGGGAGCCGCCGAACACCGGTTCGTGGCCGCGATCTCCGGCACACCCGGAGCGACGTGGATGGCCGCCACCGGACGGGAACAGCCCGGTACCGCGGCGTATGGCATCGCGCTGTTGTCCCGGTACCCGGTGAGCAGCTGGCAGGTACTGCGGCTGCCGCGTATCCCGGTGCGGTTCCCGATGTACCTGCCGGGACCCAGGCGCGTGCTCATGGTCCATGAAGAGCCGCGCACGGCCGTCGTCGCCCGGATCGAGACTCCGCTCGGTGCGATCACCGTCGCGTCGACCCATCTGTCCTTCGTCCCCGGGTGGAACCGGCTGCAGTTACGCCGGCTGGTCCACGATCTGGCGGGTTTCCCAGGCCCGCGGATCCTCGCCGGTGACCTCAACCTGCTGGCCCCCGCCGCGCATCGCTGGTCCGGCATGAGGCCATTGGCTCACGGGGCCACGTTCCCTGCACCGGAGCCGACGCGCCAGCTCGACCACATCCTCACCGACGATCGACGACTGTATGCCCGCACCTCCGATGCTCCGCAGATGCCGATTTCGGATCATCGCGCGCTGGTGGCAGATATTGCCCGCACGTGA
- a CDS encoding HAD family hydrolase has translation MAAEHKPRHLGLPERVRACLFDLDGVLTETASIHERAWKSMFDEYLRRHGDGLAFSEHDYLRYVDGRTREDGVRDFLASRGIELPEGDADDSADADTVHGLAARKNALFRQFLHRDGVTAFEGSRRYLQAVREAGLEIAVVSSSMNTREVLDITGISTYVACRVDGITVGEQHLLGKPAPDSYLYAARQLGVTPAQAAVFEDAVAGVQAGRAGNFGCVVGVDRTGSAAELRSNGADVVVRDLAELLVAQ, from the coding sequence ATGGCTGCCGAACACAAGCCGCGACACCTCGGACTGCCTGAACGCGTGCGCGCCTGCCTGTTCGACCTGGACGGTGTGCTCACCGAGACGGCGAGCATCCACGAGCGGGCGTGGAAATCGATGTTCGACGAATATCTGCGCCGACATGGCGACGGTCTCGCGTTCAGCGAACACGATTACCTCCGGTACGTCGATGGGCGTACCCGCGAAGACGGCGTACGCGACTTTTTGGCCAGCCGGGGCATCGAACTGCCCGAAGGCGATGCGGACGACAGCGCCGACGCCGACACCGTGCACGGTTTGGCCGCGCGGAAGAACGCGCTGTTCCGGCAGTTCCTGCATCGCGACGGCGTCACCGCTTTCGAGGGCTCCCGGCGTTATCTCCAGGCGGTGCGGGAGGCCGGGCTAGAGATCGCGGTCGTCTCGTCGAGCATGAACACCCGCGAGGTACTCGACATCACCGGTATCAGCACGTACGTGGCCTGCCGGGTCGATGGCATCACGGTGGGCGAGCAGCATCTGCTGGGCAAGCCGGCACCGGATTCATATCTGTATGCGGCCCGGCAACTCGGTGTGACGCCGGCGCAGGCCGCGGTGTTCGAGGACGCGGTGGCCGGTGTACAGGCGGGCCGGGCCGGAAACTTCGGTTGCGTGGTCGGGGTGGACCGGACCGGGTCCGCAGCTGAATTGCGCAGCAACGGTGCCGATGTCGTCGTGCGTGATCTGGCCGAGTTGCTGGTGGCGCAATGA